Proteins encoded within one genomic window of Nonomuraea gerenzanensis:
- the ftsX gene encoding permease-like cell division protein FtsX — protein sequence MRANFIFSEVWIGLRRNLTMTIAVVITVAVSMALLGVGLMINSQVGLMNGYWADKVEISVFLCKKGTAMPACNGKAITPAQTKALQEHIQQTPGVKGVLFEDEAAAYENFKQSFSSNKALVDATKVEDLPQSFRISLEDPDNYQPVIDAMKGQPGVAQVMDQKQLISPFFSLLNTLAFAALAVAVVLVLAAALLIGNTVRLSAFNRRRETGIMRLVGASNLYIQLPFVMEGVIAGLVGGVFAAVILILAKVFLFDEVVKFFGTGLGWNDLAQTITLTMVIGVVICILASFVTLRRYLRV from the coding sequence ATGCGGGCGAATTTCATCTTCTCCGAGGTCTGGATCGGCCTCCGTCGCAACCTGACCATGACGATCGCCGTTGTCATCACCGTGGCGGTCAGCATGGCGCTCCTGGGCGTCGGCCTGATGATCAACAGCCAGGTCGGGCTGATGAACGGCTACTGGGCCGACAAGGTCGAAATCTCGGTCTTCCTCTGTAAGAAGGGGACGGCCATGCCGGCCTGCAACGGCAAGGCGATCACGCCCGCGCAGACCAAGGCCCTCCAGGAGCACATCCAGCAGACCCCCGGCGTCAAGGGCGTGCTCTTCGAGGACGAGGCCGCCGCGTACGAGAACTTCAAGCAGTCGTTCTCGTCCAACAAGGCCCTCGTCGACGCCACCAAGGTCGAGGATCTGCCCCAGTCGTTCAGGATCAGCCTGGAGGACCCCGACAACTACCAGCCCGTCATCGACGCCATGAAGGGCCAGCCCGGCGTGGCGCAGGTGATGGACCAGAAGCAGCTCATCTCCCCGTTCTTCAGCCTGCTCAACACGCTGGCCTTCGCCGCGCTCGCGGTGGCCGTCGTGCTGGTGCTGGCGGCCGCCCTGCTGATCGGCAACACGGTGCGGCTGTCGGCGTTCAACCGGCGCAGGGAGACGGGCATCATGCGGCTGGTGGGCGCCTCCAACCTCTACATCCAGCTCCCCTTCGTCATGGAGGGCGTCATCGCCGGCCTGGTCGGCGGGGTGTTCGCCGCGGTCATCCTGATCCTGGCGAAGGTGTTCCTGTTCGACGAGGTCGTCAAGTTCTTCGGCACGGGGCTCGGCTGGAACGACCTGGCTCAGACGATCACGCTCACCATGGTCATCGGCGTCGTGATCTGTATCCTGGCCTCGTTCGTGACGCTGCGCCGCTACCTCAGGGTGTAG
- a CDS encoding penicillin-binding transpeptidase domain-containing protein: MRRARRTLAATVTLAVASTTLTGCFEEPSPHDAVRDFLVGWQTEDYDLAAGRTDGDVATVRQALADAKLQLDAASFRFKITSIGVTGEESKADFHAEVDLGENNPLWQYEGVLPLHLVDGSWKVRWSPSVLHPQLKEGQRFAVATEPRPRQPVVDRDDDPLQSDTVLYVAGVHPNELGSRAEEVVAKLSEVTGYAQDRLLSRVRSSPPDDFVQLVTFGRSRYLSMQSKLAAIDGLEVRPQKQPVEPDAPRQLVGNVSALTPETEQKLGGPQRAGDSVGRNGLQQAYQNYLTGSTETKVITLDLKTGQQVAQLKEWPGRQNVSVKTTIDRVTQSAAERAVADTGTSALVAVQRDTGEILAVSTKGLHQERDALAGKFPAGTAFSIVAADALLKKGVSTKQKLACPQERTVGGAKFVYAGQSTGVTTSATLQENFARGCVTALASLARRVTADELERSAKALGVEQPWRLPLKSFSGSLPALPGDADKAKAIAGQNVQMSPLSMALVAAAVGSGTWRPPVLVTSPKSPDPAAETTPAVQPAPVPMDPKVRAALVGMMRAGAAGTPAQAGKGRVYGVRASADGQQGWFVGWQGDVAVAVLTKNYDPAAVAGTFFAGLRDPA; the protein is encoded by the coding sequence ATGAGACGCGCCCGCCGCACCTTGGCCGCGACCGTCACCCTGGCGGTCGCGAGCACCACGCTGACCGGCTGCTTCGAGGAGCCGTCACCGCACGACGCGGTGCGCGACTTCCTCGTGGGCTGGCAGACGGAGGACTACGACCTGGCCGCAGGCCGCACCGACGGCGACGTGGCGACGGTGCGCCAGGCGCTGGCCGACGCCAAGCTGCAGCTCGACGCGGCCTCGTTCCGCTTCAAGATCACCAGCATCGGCGTGACCGGCGAGGAGTCCAAGGCCGACTTCCACGCCGAGGTCGATCTGGGCGAGAACAACCCCCTGTGGCAGTACGAAGGCGTGTTGCCGCTGCACCTGGTCGACGGCAGCTGGAAGGTGCGCTGGTCGCCCTCGGTGCTGCACCCGCAGCTCAAGGAGGGGCAGCGGTTCGCGGTCGCGACCGAGCCCAGGCCGCGCCAGCCGGTGGTCGACAGGGACGACGACCCGCTGCAGAGCGACACCGTGCTCTACGTCGCGGGCGTGCACCCCAACGAGCTCGGCAGCAGGGCCGAGGAGGTCGTCGCCAAGCTGTCGGAGGTCACCGGCTACGCCCAGGACCGGTTGCTGAGCCGGGTCAGGTCCTCGCCGCCCGACGACTTCGTGCAGCTCGTCACGTTCGGGCGCTCGCGTTACCTGTCGATGCAGTCGAAGCTGGCGGCCATCGACGGGCTGGAGGTGCGGCCGCAGAAGCAGCCCGTCGAGCCCGACGCGCCGCGCCAGCTCGTCGGCAACGTCAGCGCGCTCACGCCCGAGACCGAGCAGAAGCTCGGCGGCCCCCAGCGGGCCGGCGACTCGGTGGGCCGCAACGGCCTGCAGCAGGCCTACCAGAACTACCTGACGGGCTCCACCGAGACCAAGGTGATCACCCTCGACCTCAAGACCGGCCAGCAGGTCGCACAGCTCAAGGAGTGGCCGGGCCGGCAGAACGTCTCGGTCAAGACGACGATCGACCGGGTCACCCAGTCCGCGGCGGAGCGGGCGGTGGCCGACACCGGCACCAGCGCGCTGGTGGCGGTGCAGCGCGACACCGGCGAGATCCTCGCGGTCAGCACCAAGGGCCTGCACCAGGAGCGCGACGCGCTGGCCGGCAAGTTCCCCGCCGGCACGGCGTTCTCCATCGTGGCCGCCGACGCGCTGCTGAAGAAGGGCGTCAGCACCAAGCAGAAGCTGGCCTGCCCGCAGGAGCGCACGGTGGGCGGCGCCAAGTTCGTCTACGCCGGGCAGTCCACGGGCGTCACGACGTCGGCCACCCTCCAGGAGAACTTCGCCAGGGGCTGCGTGACCGCGCTGGCCTCGCTGGCCCGCCGGGTCACGGCCGACGAGCTGGAGCGCAGTGCCAAGGCGCTCGGCGTGGAGCAGCCGTGGCGGCTGCCGCTGAAGTCGTTCAGCGGGTCGCTGCCCGCGCTGCCCGGCGACGCCGACAAGGCCAAGGCCATCGCGGGCCAGAACGTCCAGATGAGCCCGCTCAGCATGGCGCTGGTGGCGGCGGCGGTGGGCTCGGGCACGTGGCGCCCGCCGGTGCTGGTCACCTCGCCGAAGTCACCCGACCCGGCCGCCGAGACCACCCCGGCCGTCCAGCCGGCCCCCGTGCCGATGGACCCGAAGGTGCGCGCGGCGCTGGTGGGCATGATGCGGGCCGGCGCGGCCGGCACGCCCGCCCAGGCGGGCAAGGGCCGCGTCTACGGGGTCAGGGCCTCCGCGGACGGCCAGCAGGGCTGGTTCGTCGGCTGGCAGGGCGACGTGGCCGTCGCGGTGCTGACGAAGAACTACGACCCCGCGGCCGTGGCCGGCACCTTCTTCGCGGGGCTGCGCGACCCGGCGTGA
- the ftsE gene encoding cell division ATP-binding protein FtsE, translating into MIHFDNVTKVYANQNRPALDHVSVDVDKGEFVFLVGPSGSGKSTFLRLILKEERPNSGAIHVAGKDLARLSNFKVPHLRRRIGCVFQDFRLLPNKNVYENVAFALEVIGKPRRFIRKVVPEVVELVGLEGKAHRMPDELSGGEQQRVAMARAFVNRPMILLADEPTGNIDPATSIGIMKVLDRINRTGTTVVMATHDAAIVDSMRKRVVELEDGKIVRDQSRGVYGQAY; encoded by the coding sequence GTGATCCATTTCGATAATGTCACCAAGGTCTACGCGAACCAGAACCGGCCCGCCCTCGACCACGTATCCGTTGACGTGGACAAGGGCGAGTTCGTGTTCCTCGTCGGTCCCTCGGGATCAGGCAAGTCGACGTTCCTGCGTCTGATCCTGAAGGAGGAGCGGCCCAACTCCGGCGCGATCCACGTCGCCGGCAAGGACCTGGCCCGCCTCTCCAACTTCAAGGTGCCGCACCTGCGCCGCCGCATCGGCTGCGTCTTCCAGGACTTCAGGCTGCTCCCGAACAAGAACGTCTACGAGAACGTGGCGTTCGCCCTCGAGGTCATCGGCAAGCCACGGCGGTTCATCCGCAAGGTGGTGCCCGAGGTCGTCGAGCTGGTCGGCCTGGAGGGCAAGGCCCACCGCATGCCCGACGAGCTGTCCGGCGGCGAGCAGCAGCGCGTCGCCATGGCCCGCGCGTTCGTCAACAGGCCGATGATCCTGCTGGCCGACGAGCCCACGGGCAACATCGACCCCGCGACGAGCATCGGCATCATGAAGGTGCTCGACCGCATCAACAGGACTGGCACCACGGTCGTCATGGCCACGCACGACGCGGCCATCGTCGACTCCATGCGCAAGCGTGTCGTGGAGCTGGAGGACGGCAAGATCGTCCGTGACCAGTCGCGTGGCGTGTACGGCCAGGCGTACTGA
- a CDS encoding Clp protease N-terminal domain-containing protein → MSTIDHYINAVLERGTAEARADGSATIDAHHLLLGIAAEQGAAGHAVLAEAGLDRAAIRAALDREFEHSLSAVGVSPAAFGLPRPSPDPERRPGVGASARLALERGFAHAARKRDLRPAHLLLGLLEAEVGTVPRALALAGVDREELAGRAREAAAQEDW, encoded by the coding sequence GTGAGCACGATCGACCACTACATCAACGCGGTCCTGGAGCGGGGCACGGCCGAGGCGCGCGCGGACGGGTCGGCCACGATCGACGCTCACCACCTCCTGCTGGGCATCGCCGCCGAGCAGGGCGCGGCGGGCCACGCGGTCCTGGCCGAGGCGGGGCTCGACCGCGCGGCGATCAGGGCGGCGCTCGACCGGGAGTTCGAGCACAGCCTGAGCGCCGTCGGCGTCTCCCCCGCCGCGTTCGGCCTGCCCCGGCCGAGCCCCGACCCCGAGCGCCGGCCGGGCGTGGGGGCCTCGGCCCGGCTCGCCCTCGAACGCGGCTTCGCGCACGCCGCGCGCAAGCGTGACCTGCGGCCCGCGCACCTCCTGCTCGGCCTGCTGGAGGCCGAGGTCGGCACCGTCCCCCGGGCGCTCGCCCTGGCGGGGGTGGACCGGGAGGAGCTGGCGGGCCGGGCGCGGGAGGCGGCGGCACAGGAGGACTGGTGA
- a CDS encoding YbaB/EbfC family nucleoid-associated protein, protein MTESEEPMASPDEADFLDRFAELREVATAAGGLVKVEVDGTSDLVGLVIDPRAMRLASEELAAAVREAFGRARAAAQERAMQAVPDVLRQETPELTAMLRDIEADARGNMNEILLAANELTARLDRLMRQGNQR, encoded by the coding sequence ATGACCGAAAGTGAGGAGCCCATGGCGTCCCCGGACGAGGCCGACTTCCTGGACCGGTTCGCCGAGCTGCGGGAGGTCGCGACGGCGGCCGGCGGCCTGGTCAAGGTCGAGGTCGACGGCACCAGCGACCTGGTGGGGCTGGTGATCGACCCCAGGGCGATGCGGCTGGCGTCCGAGGAGCTGGCCGCCGCTGTCAGGGAGGCGTTCGGGCGGGCCCGTGCCGCCGCCCAGGAGCGGGCCATGCAGGCCGTCCCCGACGTGCTGCGCCAGGAGACGCCGGAGCTGACCGCCATGCTGCGCGACATCGAGGCCGACGCCCGCGGCAACATGAACGAGATCCTCCTGGCCGCGAACGAGCTGACCGCCCGGCTGGACCGGCTGATGCGGCAGGGGAATCAGCGATGA
- a CDS encoding phosphatidylinositol-specific phospholipase C/glycerophosphodiester phosphodiesterase family protein, giving the protein MLRRTLGVLAAAGALLLMAVPASATAVEPLPRAHAHNDYEHERPLLDALDHGFTSVEADIYLVDGELRVGHDPEDLRPGRTLQSLYLDPLARLVRHGGVYPRSRQQLQLLVDIKNNGAATYTELDKVLQGYRKLLTSYHKGRVKPGAVTVVISGDRPRELMAAQERRYAFYDGRMADLGQGNPSLIPLISDNWTNHFTWTGAGEMPAAERDKLRQIVATAHRDGQRVRFWATPDVAGPARDALWRELVAADVDHINTDDLAGLAAFLCAADGEREAA; this is encoded by the coding sequence ATGTTGCGTCGAACCCTGGGCGTGCTGGCCGCAGCCGGCGCGCTGCTGCTGATGGCCGTCCCCGCCTCGGCGACGGCCGTCGAGCCCCTGCCCCGCGCGCACGCGCACAACGACTACGAGCACGAGCGCCCGCTCCTGGACGCCCTCGACCACGGCTTCACCAGCGTCGAGGCCGACATCTACCTGGTGGACGGCGAGCTGCGCGTCGGGCACGACCCCGAGGACCTGCGGCCGGGCCGTACGCTGCAGTCGCTCTACCTCGACCCGCTGGCGCGGCTCGTCCGCCACGGCGGCGTCTACCCGCGCAGCCGCCAGCAGCTCCAGCTCCTGGTGGACATCAAGAACAACGGCGCGGCCACCTACACCGAGCTGGACAAGGTGCTCCAGGGCTACCGCAAGCTGCTCACCTCCTACCACAAGGGCAGGGTCAAGCCCGGCGCGGTCACCGTGGTGATCAGCGGCGACCGGCCGCGCGAGCTGATGGCCGCGCAGGAGCGGCGCTACGCCTTCTACGACGGCCGCATGGCGGACCTGGGCCAGGGCAACCCGTCGCTGATCCCGCTGATCAGCGACAACTGGACGAACCACTTCACCTGGACCGGCGCGGGCGAGATGCCCGCCGCCGAGCGCGACAAGCTGCGCCAGATCGTGGCCACCGCCCACCGCGACGGGCAGCGGGTGCGCTTCTGGGCCACGCCCGACGTGGCGGGGCCGGCCAGGGACGCGCTGTGGCGGGAGCTGGTCGCCGCGGACGTCGACCACATCAACACCGACGACCTGGCGGGGCTGGCGGCCTTCCTGTGCGCCGCCGACGGCGAGCGCGAAGCGGCCTGA
- a CDS encoding serine/threonine-protein kinase, which yields MNGDRVIGGYTLRRLLGRGGMGEVHLAATPTGGLAAVKLIHPGLASDPAFLRRFEREVAAARRVARFCTAPVLDAGIDGGVAYLVTEYVKGPDLARAVREQGPLSGGNLEALAVGVATALSAIHGAGVIHRDLKPANVLLSPLGPRVIDFGIARLVGNDALSSQAILGTPAFMAPEQVRGEALTPAADVFAWGGVIAFAGTGRLPFGGESPEAALWRITHAQPRLEGLDEGIRAIVERALAKDPAQRPTAQQLLAELVGGTRLATATEVVERTWTGTGERPVSRRRRRRRRWPWVVAGSGALVLALAAAALPGLTARTWPYEAGFADGWAVGASGGGEARLDGTGYELTVEPGWRLWKSAPVREPESGVIVSAQASLEEGEGEYGVWCHGSASSGDRYEFGVSSAGRVSIVKRRMGTAGRVLYGPADVPGQAAAGRVVVECGQRGSEVRLRMWLNESLVAEVSDAEAPYGAGEAGVHAASGATRQARVRFESFAARPVTGT from the coding sequence ATGAACGGTGACCGGGTCATTGGCGGCTACACGCTGCGGCGCCTGCTCGGGCGCGGCGGCATGGGCGAGGTGCACCTCGCCGCCACGCCCACGGGCGGCCTGGCCGCGGTCAAGCTCATCCACCCCGGCCTGGCCAGTGACCCGGCGTTCCTGCGGCGCTTCGAGCGCGAGGTGGCGGCGGCGCGGCGGGTGGCCAGGTTCTGCACCGCGCCCGTGCTGGACGCCGGGATCGACGGGGGCGTGGCCTACCTCGTCACCGAGTACGTCAAGGGGCCCGACCTGGCGCGGGCCGTGCGCGAGCAGGGGCCGCTGTCGGGCGGGAACCTGGAGGCGCTGGCCGTGGGCGTCGCCACCGCGCTGAGCGCCATCCACGGGGCCGGGGTGATCCACCGGGACCTCAAGCCGGCCAACGTGCTGCTCTCGCCGCTGGGGCCACGGGTGATCGACTTCGGGATCGCGCGACTCGTCGGGAACGACGCCCTGTCCAGCCAGGCGATCCTCGGCACGCCCGCGTTCATGGCGCCCGAGCAGGTGCGCGGCGAGGCGCTGACGCCCGCCGCCGACGTGTTCGCCTGGGGCGGGGTGATCGCCTTCGCGGGGACGGGACGGTTGCCGTTCGGCGGGGAGTCGCCCGAGGCCGCGTTGTGGCGGATCACGCATGCGCAGCCGCGGCTGGAGGGGCTGGACGAGGGCATCAGGGCGATCGTGGAGCGGGCGCTGGCCAAGGACCCGGCGCAGCGGCCCACGGCTCAGCAACTGCTGGCCGAGCTGGTCGGCGGCACGCGCCTGGCCACGGCCACCGAAGTGGTCGAACGCACGTGGACGGGGACCGGCGAGCGGCCGGTGAGCCGGCGGAGGAGGCGGAGGAGGCGGTGGCCGTGGGTGGTGGCCGGGAGCGGGGCGCTGGTCCTGGCTCTGGCCGCCGCCGCTCTGCCCGGTCTGACCGCGCGGACCTGGCCGTACGAGGCCGGGTTCGCGGACGGGTGGGCCGTGGGCGCGTCCGGCGGCGGCGAGGCCCGCCTGGACGGCACCGGCTACGAGCTGACCGTCGAGCCGGGGTGGCGGTTGTGGAAGTCGGCCCCCGTCCGGGAGCCGGAGTCCGGCGTGATCGTCAGCGCGCAGGCCAGCCTGGAGGAGGGTGAAGGGGAGTACGGCGTGTGGTGCCACGGCTCGGCGAGCTCCGGTGACCGGTACGAGTTCGGGGTGAGCAGCGCGGGGCGGGTCTCGATCGTCAAGCGCCGCATGGGCACCGCGGGCAGGGTCCTGTACGGCCCGGCGGACGTGCCGGGGCAGGCCGCCGCCGGGCGCGTGGTCGTGGAGTGCGGGCAGCGCGGGAGCGAGGTGAGGCTGCGGATGTGGCTGAACGAGAGCCTGGTCGCCGAGGTGTCCGACGCTGAGGCCCCGTACGGTGCCGGTGAGGCCGGGGTGCATGCGGCTTCCGGTGCCACCCGGCAGGCCCGCGTCCGTTTCGAGTCCTTCGCCGCCCGGCCGGTGACCGGCACGTGA
- a CDS encoding GlxA family transcriptional regulator, which produces MDRRRVVIVAYEASELLEIAGITSTLESANWHGAAPYYEYRVATPGGHPITTATALTLHAQLVLERVTGPLDTLVVAGGIGHEDAAANPLIVSHVRRLAKESRRVSSVCTGAYVLAAAGLLDGRRATTHWHQAQRMAELYPDVLVDPDPIFIRDGNVATSAGITAALDLMLAFVEEDNGTELARTVARNLVTYLQRPGDQAQMSMFVSAPSPANSLVKRTLEHISAHLRDDLSTAALAVEAGVSERHLTRLFLKHLGQTPGRYVRQARTEAAAHLLASTSLPMAAVAVRCGFGTAETLRQAFIDRYGIPPSRYRLAQAVG; this is translated from the coding sequence ATGGATCGACGACGGGTCGTGATCGTGGCCTACGAGGCTTCGGAGCTGCTCGAGATCGCCGGCATCACCTCGACGCTGGAGAGCGCGAACTGGCACGGCGCGGCGCCGTACTACGAATACCGCGTCGCCACCCCCGGCGGCCACCCCATCACCACCGCCACCGCGCTGACCCTGCACGCGCAGCTCGTCCTGGAGCGGGTCACCGGGCCGCTCGACACGCTCGTGGTGGCGGGCGGGATCGGCCACGAGGACGCCGCCGCGAACCCGCTGATCGTCAGCCACGTCCGCCGGCTCGCCAAGGAGAGCCGCCGCGTCTCCTCGGTGTGCACCGGCGCGTACGTGCTGGCCGCCGCCGGCCTGCTCGACGGCCGGCGCGCCACCACGCACTGGCACCAGGCGCAGCGGATGGCCGAGCTCTACCCCGACGTCCTCGTGGACCCCGACCCCATCTTCATCAGGGACGGCAACGTCGCCACCTCCGCCGGCATCACCGCCGCCCTGGACCTCATGCTGGCCTTCGTGGAGGAGGACAACGGCACCGAGCTGGCCAGGACCGTCGCCAGGAACCTCGTCACCTACCTGCAACGCCCCGGCGACCAGGCGCAGATGAGCATGTTCGTCAGCGCCCCCTCGCCCGCCAACAGCCTGGTCAAGCGGACCCTCGAACACATCTCGGCGCACCTGCGCGACGACCTGAGCACGGCCGCGCTGGCGGTCGAGGCGGGCGTCAGCGAGCGGCACCTGACCCGGCTCTTCCTCAAGCACCTCGGCCAGACGCCCGGCCGCTACGTCAGGCAGGCCCGCACCGAGGCCGCCGCCCACCTGCTCGCCTCCACCTCGCTGCCGATGGCGGCGGTGGCGGTGCGCTGCGGGTTCGGCACGGCGGAGACGCTGCGCCAGGCCTTCATCGACCGGTACGGCATCCCGCCCTCCCGCTACCGGCTGGCGCAAGCGGTTGGTTGA
- the smpB gene encoding SsrA-binding protein SmpB, whose amino-acid sequence MPRETGRKVIAQNKRARHDYHVEDTFEAGLVLQGTEVKSLREGRASLADGYASIDGNEAWLLNVHIPEYSQGTWTNHAARRKRKLLLHRKEIDKLAAATKEGGLTIVPLTLYFKDGRAKVEIAVARGKKDWDKRQALAEQQAKREMARAMRHRNR is encoded by the coding sequence ATGCCACGTGAGACCGGGCGGAAGGTCATCGCCCAGAACAAACGTGCTCGGCACGACTACCACGTCGAGGACACTTTCGAGGCGGGTCTCGTGCTGCAGGGCACCGAGGTCAAGTCGCTACGCGAGGGCCGCGCCTCGCTCGCCGACGGCTACGCCAGCATCGACGGCAACGAAGCGTGGCTGCTCAACGTCCACATTCCCGAATACTCACAGGGCACGTGGACCAACCACGCGGCGCGCCGCAAGCGCAAGCTGCTGCTGCACCGCAAGGAGATCGACAAGCTCGCCGCCGCGACGAAGGAGGGCGGGCTGACGATCGTGCCGCTGACGCTCTACTTCAAGGACGGCAGGGCCAAGGTCGAGATCGCCGTGGCCCGGGGCAAGAAAGACTGGGACAAGCGGCAGGCGCTGGCGGAGCAGCAGGCCAAGCGGGAGATGGCCCGGGCAATGCGGCACCGCAACCGATGA
- the prfB gene encoding peptide chain release factor 2, which yields MAGIDPAEEINELRGTLRSIQDVLDLDAMRKQIAELEQQVAAPDLWDDPEQAQKVTSKLSHLQGELNRVDGVARRLEDLTVLYELAAEEGDDDTRAEADKELEGLKGDIGALEVRTLLSGEYDAREALVTINSQAGGVDAADWAEMLLRMYLRYAERKGYATEVYDTSYAEEAGIKSATFTIKAPYAYGTLRGEHGTHRLVRISPFDNQGRRQTSFAGVDIVPVVEQTDHIDINEDEIRVDVYRSSGPGGQGVNTTDSAVRITHLPSGIVVSCQNERSQLQNRATAMNVLQAKLLERKRQEEAEKMSELRGASTTSWGTQIRNYVLHPYQIVKDLRTGTEAGNPSAVLDGDLDEFIESEIRWMRRQESGAE from the coding sequence GTGGCAGGCATCGATCCGGCAGAAGAGATCAACGAGCTCCGGGGCACGCTCCGCAGCATCCAGGACGTGCTCGACCTCGACGCGATGCGCAAGCAGATCGCGGAGCTGGAGCAGCAGGTTGCCGCGCCCGACCTCTGGGACGACCCTGAGCAGGCCCAGAAGGTCACCAGCAAGCTCTCCCACCTCCAGGGTGAGCTCAACCGCGTGGACGGCGTCGCGCGCCGCCTGGAGGACCTCACGGTCCTGTACGAGCTGGCGGCCGAGGAGGGCGACGACGACACGCGCGCAGAGGCCGACAAGGAGCTCGAGGGGCTGAAGGGCGACATCGGCGCGCTGGAGGTGCGCACGCTGCTCTCGGGCGAGTACGACGCCCGCGAGGCGCTCGTCACCATCAACTCCCAGGCGGGCGGCGTAGACGCGGCCGACTGGGCCGAGATGCTGCTGCGCATGTATCTGCGCTACGCCGAGCGCAAGGGCTACGCCACCGAGGTCTACGACACCTCCTACGCGGAGGAGGCCGGCATCAAGTCGGCCACGTTCACGATCAAGGCGCCCTACGCGTACGGCACGCTGCGCGGCGAGCACGGCACCCACCGGCTGGTCCGCATCAGCCCGTTCGACAACCAGGGGCGGCGGCAGACCTCGTTCGCGGGCGTCGACATCGTGCCGGTCGTCGAGCAGACCGACCACATCGACATCAACGAGGACGAGATCCGCGTCGACGTCTACCGCTCCAGCGGCCCCGGCGGCCAGGGCGTCAACACCACCGACTCGGCCGTGCGCATCACGCACCTGCCGAGCGGCATCGTGGTCTCCTGCCAGAACGAGCGCTCACAGCTGCAGAACCGCGCGACGGCCATGAACGTCCTTCAGGCCAAGCTGCTGGAGCGCAAGCGGCAGGAGGAGGCCGAGAAGATGTCGGAGCTGCGCGGCGCCTCCACCACCTCCTGGGGCACGCAGATCCGCAACTACGTGCTGCACCCGTACCAGATCGTCAAGGACCTGCGCACGGGCACGGAGGCGGGCAACCCGTCGGCGGTGCTCGACGGCGACCTCGACGAGTTCATCGAGTCGGAGATCCGCTGGATGCGGCGCCAGGAGTCGGGCGCCGAGTAG